TGATCGGTAGAACAATTAGTTAGCAAAGGAGATGAACTTACAcgtactaaatatttttttgaaaccaAAAAACACAACAATGGCACCTTATTTTCCCTCCCTTCCCATCTAACTAATACAAAGTGCAATCAGCATACCAACAAGACGGGAAAACCATGGAATATAGATTCTCAACCAGCTAATAGATAGAAGGCTAAAATTCATATTTCTCTTAATTGTTTCACAAATTTAACCACgaaaaagaagcaaaatttATAGGCAAGGCCAACATCAGTAGAACTACATAGTAGATGAATACGATTCAAGTTCATATCAAAACTAACACCTGCAGCATTCTCAACAAGAAACCGCATTTGCTTCTTGACAAAAGCAGCAAGCTTACAGCCTTCTTCCTCTCCTACCACCCTTTCTGCGAGTGCTATCAGTAGGAATTGGAGTCACGTCCTCTGCAAGATAATTTATAAAGTTATGTGATCCATCTACAATTTCACTTCACATTAAGTGTTTTCTCACAAGGGTTTTACTAACATAATGGACAGATAATTCTCACTTTTGATACACAAAAGCTAAACATTACCTATACGACCAATTTTCATTCCTGAACGAGCAAGAGCCCTGAGAGCAGACTGAGCACCAGGTCCAGGTGTTTTGGTCTTGTTTCCACCAGTGGCTCGAAGCTTGATGTGAAGTGCATTGATGCCAAGCTCCTGTACTCAAGAAGACAAGATCCAAAAGAGTGAGCAGAATGAAACACATTATTCAACTGATGGTAGATGGTAAGGGAAAATAAGAACTGAATATAGCTACAACCTTGCATCTCTGAGAAACATCTTGTGCAGCAAGCATAGCAGCATATGGGGAAGATTCATCCCTATCAGCTTTGACCTTCATCCCACCTATTAGAAACAGGTGACAGCAGAGATTCATTACACCTCTTCCCAATAAATAACAAAGACGGTAAAGAGCAGGAATATAGACGAGCTTTGGAATTGTTTAGAAATGCTATACAGAATTTGAAGTAGAGCTCAAATAGTTACAATCATAACAGGCTCATAATCCAGAAACTACTGAAAGTCAACATAGACAATAGCCTATTATCTTTGATTGTGATTCCTAATTATTATTGCAATTGTGATGTTCAACATAACCGGAGATAAAATCCCAAAGGTAACAAAAGTTTATATCTATTCAATTtctaaacaaaataaacatcACACAAGCAATATGGCCCATAATGCTTGAGATCAGCAGTAGAAGCCAAAAACCAACACCAAACCAGGGGCGGCTCAAGCATATTCGTGGcctaaaacaaaaatcaaacgGGGCCttaagttaaattgttaataaCTTTTATCTAATTGATTTGTTCTagttttcaattgataatataaccattcttattttaaattatttttaatgagaTATAGTACTCCAAATATGTCAAATTCTTCTAATAATTCCTTCATTTTTCGTGAAAAATTACTTTTCCTACAAAtagtattcaatatttattaaaaaaaataataacttataacctattattattaaaaatgaggCCCCTTAAATTTTGGGGCCTAAGAcacatgtcttttttttaacACTGTCGAGCCGCCCCTGCACCAAACCTAGAATACATCACAAATGTCAACTACTATAACATAGTAATCACATTATGCACCATCATTAAACAATTCTCGGTTAAAATGTGAAAGTAATTACAAGTCAAACCAATGCAACCTAACAACCATTGAAACCCAAAACTTGACTTTCTGCCATGTCTGGTGAGGATAGAATTAAGGTATACAACATATCCAGTGCAATCACATTAATCACatgtattttcttatattatttgatAGCATTAAGGTATACATCAAATACATGGCAAAGATGTCACTCAGATGGCTTTTTTTTTGTCAGAACAGTGCTTACAATTGCGTGCCATAACTCTAAATGAATTAAAGGCAAGTAAAAGCCAGATTATGTAAAATTTGATCCCTTAATTTACAAAGGaggaaacaaaaaatgaaaaatagaatcagacttttttttcttcttcttcttatcaaAACTACTGTGATAATGAGAAAGAGTAAAGAAAAAACGAAAATAAGGATCGGGGtctttctaattattttttttgcagttGAAGCTGCGGTGGAGGCTTCGGCTTGGCTCCCAAATCAGCCCCTCAACATATAAGCCAAGTACCAagatattcaaatttaaataagcCTACTCTGTGAAAAGATATAGTCCTTACCAGTAATACGAACCATTGTTTCCCGTCCAGACAAATCAGTCACGTGCTGCAGTCCAAAAACAAAGTATGTAACTACTTGAGACAACGTAATGAGACAATAAAGAATAATGGATCCATCGGTTACCACATACAATGAAAGTGTCATTGAATGATGCAAAAATGTGAGCGACACCGAAAACAAGCTCTCCCTCTCTCACAGAAGGACCAAGAGTGACGGTCTCTTCCTTTGGCTCCCTAGTTCTCCTCTTCGACTGCAAggtcaagtcatcaacataacaACAAAATAGATAACAATAGAAAGCTTAATACTGACCAGTCTTTCCTTCATTATTCGACAAAGCAAAACAataatttccttttaaaaaaataaatctaattaAGCGCAGATCCACCATAGACGCTAACTGTTCAGCAGAACACTCTAAATCTCTgttaaaaaagttaattaaatatgtataaaaatcaataaagaaCCCACTAAGCCAAAAGGATTTTGGCCTCTACccataaacttaaaatcctaaaTACGCAATCTGACTAAGTTACAAGGTTCAACAAGGCTTACTTATAGAGTT
The Solanum stenotomum isolate F172 chromosome 12, ASM1918654v1, whole genome shotgun sequence DNA segment above includes these coding regions:
- the LOC125848974 gene encoding 40S ribosomal protein S14-2, with product MSKRRTREPKEETVTLGPSVREGELVFGVAHIFASFNDTFIHVTDLSGRETMVRITGGMKVKADRDESSPYAAMLAAQDVSQRCKELGINALHIKLRATGGNKTKTPGPGAQSALRALARSGMKIGRIEDVTPIPTDSTRRKGGRRGRRL